A portion of the Trichoplusia ni isolate ovarian cell line Hi5 chromosome 12, tn1, whole genome shotgun sequence genome contains these proteins:
- the LOC113499191 gene encoding uncharacterized protein LOC113499191, translated as MARHTLIFLVLCISARFVLPEPTLAPPTDAPAEPRDETLTEEEPPEGYYAFVESPNATPPRVRPPPYRQVSSPCPEAEAARPHVSAANLCGDLNRGIIPRNPMGQNPNGEPYPFEVIRNQTLRFLSRTLPVLRADDTLPRVAHLPPPHYERDANDLQHNRLEERSKRSLQEASGEDGDVTRAQHRAAPEPARDSRKFCDNGGVFCMLYRAINGDSESSASVERREDPGPQAHAPNAPHHRYEGPPTPCPARVEYATPVFARNYQGVWRYVVQIPYEGYFTQTVEVTRCMQSRCHYLDGGCLSSPRWVSLLVAELHYPPRHNKHTPEYEQYGAAEPEPSTDKPPHCDGHDEMGCYQVRLYYDWFLVPGSCKCWRPDYFARYVRRRQNTEL; from the exons ATGGCGCGACACACGCTCATATTTTTG GTCCTATGCATATCAGCTCGCTTCGTGCTGCCGGAGCCGACGCTGGCGCCGCCGACGGACGCGCCGGCCGAGCCGCGCGACGAGACGCTCACGGAGGAGGAGCCTCCCGAGGGGTACTACGCCTTCGTCGAGTCTCCAAACGCCACACCACCCAG AGTCCGTCCACCACCTTACCGACAGGTGTCGTCGCCGTGtcccgaggcggaggcggcgcGGCCGCATGTGTCGGCCGCCAACTTGTGCGGGGACCTCAACCGCGGCATCATCCCGCGGAACCCCATGGGGCAGAACCCCAACGGCGAGCCCTACCCCTT CGAGGTGATCCGCAACCAGACGCTGCGCTTCCTGTCGCGCACGCTGCCGGTGCTGCGCGCGGACGACACGCTGCCGCGCGTGGCGCACCTGCCGCCGCCGCACTACGAGCGCGACGCCAACGACCTGCAACACAACCG GCTGGAGGAGCGCAGCAAGCGCTCGCTGCAGGAGGCGAGCGGCGAGGacggtgacgtcacgcgcgcGCAACACCGCGCCGCGCCCGAGCCCGCGCGGGACTCGCGCAAGTTCTGCGACAACGGCGGCGT GTTTTGCATGCTTTATCGTGCCATCAACGGCGACAGCGAGTCAAGCGCTAGTGTAGAGAGGCGTGAGGACCCTGGCCCACAGGCGCACGCACCGAACGCACCTCATCATAGATACGag GGCCCGCCCACACCCTGTCCGGCGCGTGTGGAGTACGCGACGCCAGTGTTCGCGCGCAACTACCAGGGCGTGTGGCGCTACGTCGTGCAGATCCCCTACGAAGGGTACTTCACACAAACCGTCGAGGTCACCAG ATGCATGCAGTCCCGCTGCCACTACCTGGACGGCGGCTGCCTGAGCTCGCCCCGCTGGGTGTCGCTGCTGGTGGCCGAGCTGCACTACCCGCCCCGGCATAACAAGCACACTCCC GAGTACGAGCAGTACGGCGCGGCCGAGCCCGAGCCCAGCACCGACAAGCCGCCGCACTGCGACGGACACGACGAGATGGGCTGCTACCAG GTGCGGCTGTACTACGACTGGTTCCTGGTGCCGGGCTCGTGTAAGTGTTGGCGCCCCGACTACTTCGCGCGCTACGTGCGCCGCCGGCAGAACACTGAGCTCTAA
- the LOC113499192 gene encoding nicotinamide riboside kinase 2 has protein sequence MGLSQRKPSPGAGSAAGSRWVVLGISGVTCGGKTSLANRLRASLAPVFVLHQDKYFFPDDSPRHVAVPGLSPPHNNYDILSALDMDAMLRDARDTLAGRDRSHEHDAASASASAPASAPASAPLRLPDTNFLILEGFTILNYPPIMELCDLRYYFTLEYSECVARRVFRLYDPPDVDGYFDKCVWPEHLKYRAQLEQDERVCMLDGTRQDAFDIVMNDIRAFAER, from the exons ATGGGCCTGTCGCAGCGCAAGCCCAGCCCCGGGGCGGGCAGTGCGGCCGGGTCCCGCTGGGTCGTGCTGGGCATCTCGGGCGTGACGTGCGGCGGCAAGACGTCGCTGGCCAACCGCCTGCGCGCGAGCCTGGCGCCCGTGTTCGTGCTGCACCAGGACAAATACTTCTTCCCGGACGACTCGCCGCGCCACGTGGCCGTGCCCGGGCTCAGCCCGCCGCACAACAACTACGACATCCTCAGCGCGCTCGACATGGACGCCATGCTGCGGGACGCGCGCGACACGCTGGCGGGACGCGACCGCTCGCACGAGCACGACGCCGCGTCCGCGTCCGCCTCCGCCCCCGCCTCCGCGCCCGCGTCCGCCCCGCTGCGGCTGCCCGACACCAACTTCCTCATCCTCGAGGGCTTCACCATCCTCAACTACCCGCCCATCATGGAGCTCTGTGACCTCAG GTACTACTTCACGCTGGAGTACAGCGAGTGCGTGGCCCGGCGCGTGTTCCGCCTCTACGACCCGCCCGACGTGGACGGCTACTTCGACAAGTGCGTGTGGCCCGAGCATCTCAAGTACCGCGCACAG TTGGAGCAGGACGAGCGCGTGTGCATGTTGGACGGCACACGACAGGACGCCTTCGACATCGTCATGAACGACATACGAGCGTTCGCCGAGCGGtaa
- the LOC113499569 gene encoding uncharacterized protein LOC113499569, with product MKLCAVLVCAFAAVAAHHHKDHNSRGETGSPNTRTSEPLTVAPAGQFRGSWMESRRGRRFQAYRGIRYAEPPVGELRFQPPKMITKHTGEVDATQDGPACPQPVLNKDYPVHEDCLRLNVYRPDGKDVSKLPVVVFMHAGGFYSVSGRSDVAGPHYLLDRDIVLVTINYRLGTLGFLSTGDKLAPGNNGFKDQVMALRWVQRNIASFGGDPHLVTIAGYSAGSFSVMLHTISPMSKGLFHRAISMSGSPISQIEIPRHQRHLAVKQAELLNCTTESSEALIDCLKTKTYKEIGNSLDNMFEYNYDPVLLWMPVQELDFGQERFLPRQPLAALCGGDLQPVPYIVSQTQDEFFWKAYGVLNNNGALLGWNIDFPSFANTAFYLGDDTSGRLATRLKGAYFPSSDSKLLNDSATVDALGKMYSDAIIGFGAHRLVNLLSRHSKQPVYYYEFGYIGNSSHYVDPITNEPTAAAHHDDLLYLFNVSASFPAIPAGDTHDSRMVDKMTALVYNFARYGDPNPVSDTPELAGLKWPQYKPAERQYLRIDQPFSIDQRLFEDRFKVWEELFPIDYQTCKQKQYFPCFETVVSPPLAAMFPRACVLLALCAAVCVHAHQHKHQHTTEPARATSTSPPTAAGPVVRSVSGVFRGSWMESRRGRRFQAYRGIRYAEPPVGELRFQPPKLKLQYSGEVDASAEGPACPLPVPPTYYVDEDCLTVNVYTPRTNSSKPLPVIFFIHAGGFYSMTGRSDLAGPHYLLDRDVVLVTINYRIGSLGFMSTGDAYAPGNNGMKDQVAALKWVQRNIAAFGGDPNSVTITGCSAGSISVMLHMISPMAKGLFHRAISMSASPINKGPMVTHQRHLAVLQAQILKCPTNNTSVIYDCLMKKPWREIGDSLPQFWSFGPGDPVGLWGPVVEPDFGQERYLSEDPLDSIKHGRMHTVPYIISQTTDEFFWKAFPVLQNATLLKTMNEEWERIAPISFLLPAENRSAAVARLREVYLRNKPLANDRESELALGRLYGDSVIGFGVHRLANLMCRHSKHPVWYYEFAYIGNNSHYQDPDGKPRGAAHHDDLIYLFTLSYAFPTIPLSSQDSHVVDEMTAMWYNFARYGDPNPRGDTPELAGLAWPTMTPRQRNYLRRGDQLSVHQNMFEDRFKVWDDLYPIEY from the exons ATGAAGTTGTGCGCAGTGCTGGTGTGCGCGTTCGCGGCCGTCGCGGCGCATCATCATAAAGATCACAACAGTCGTGGTGAAACAG GGTCCCCGAATACCAGGACTTCAGAGCCGCTGACGGTGGCTCCAGCTGGTCAGTTCCGCGGCTCGTGGATGGAGTCGCGGCGCGGGCGACGCTTCCAGGCTTACCGCGGGATACGATACGCCGAGCCGCCTGTTGGAGAGCTCAGGTTCCAG CCTCCCAAGATGATCACGAAGCACACTGGCGAGGTGGACGCCACGCAGGACGGCCCCGCCTGCCCTCAGCCCGTCCTCAACAAggactaccccgtgcacgaagACTGCCTCAGGCTCAACGTGTACCGACCTGATGGAAAAGA CGTGTCGAAGCTGCCGGTGGTGGTGTTCATGCACGCGGGCGGGTTCTACTCGGTGTCGGGGCGCAGCGACGTGGCCGGCCCGCACTACCTGCTCGACAGGGACATCGTGCTCGTCACCATCAACTACCGCCTCGGCACACTCG GTTTCCTGAGCACGGGTGACAAGTTAGCTCCCGGTAACAACGGCTTCAAGGACCAGGTGATGGCACTCCGCTGGGTGCAGCGCAACATCGCCTCGTTCGGGGGAGACCCGCACCTCGTCACCATCGCGGGGTACAGCGCCGGCTCCTTCAGCGTCATGCTGCACACAATCTCGCCCATGTCTAAAG GGTTATTCCACCGTGCGATCAGTATGAGTGGGTCCCCAATATCCCAGATCGAGATCCCTCGCCATCAGCGCCACCTGGCGGTCAAACAGGCCGAGCTGCTGAACTGCACCACCGAGAGCTCGGAGGCGCTCATCGACTGCCTCAAAACGAAGACTTACAAGGAGATTGGAAACTCCCTGGATAACATGTTT GAGTACAACTACGACCCGGTGCTGCTGTGGATGCCGGTGCAGGAGCTGGACTTCGGGCAGGAGCGGTTCCTGCCGCGCCAGCCGCTGGCCGCGCTCTGCGGCGGAGACCTGCAGCCCGTGCCTTACATCGTCAGCCAGACGCAGGACGAGTTCTTCTGGAAGGCATACG GTGTTCTCAACAACAACGGTGCCCTCTTAGGCTGGAACATTGACTTCCCGAGCTTCGCGAACACCGCGTTCTACCTCGGGGACGACACGTCGGGCCGGCTCGCCACGCGCCTCAAGGGGGCCTACTTCCCCTCCTCCGACTCCAAGCTGCTCAACGACAGCGCCACCGTCGACGCCCTCGGGAAAATGTACTCCGATGCCATTATTGGTTTTGGAGCCCACAG GCTTGTGAACCTGCTGTCTCGTCACTCCAAGCAGCCGGTCTACTACTACGAGTTCGGGTACATCGGCAACAGCAGCCACTACGTCGACCCCATCACCAATGAACCAACAG CGGCGGCGCATCACGACGACCTGCTGTACCTGTTCAACGTGAGCGCTTCGTTCCCGGCGATCCCTGCCGGAGACACGCACGACTCGCGCATGGTCGACAAGATGACAGCTCTCGTCTACAACTTCGCAAGATATGG GGACCCGAACCCCGTCAGCGACACTCCAGAGCTGGCCGGTCTGAAGTGGCCGCAGTACAAGCCGGCCGAGCGTCAGTACCTGCGCATCGACCAGCCCTTCTCCATTGACCAGAGGCTCTTCGAAGACCGCTTCAAGGTGTGGGAGGAACTCTTCCCAATCGACTACCAGACCTGCAAACAAAAA CAGTATTTTCCTTGTTTCGAGACAGTTGTGTCTCCTCCGTTGGCCGCCATGTTTCCCCGCGCATGCGTTCTGCTCGCGCTGTGCGCCGCCGTGTGCGTGCACGCACACCAACACAAGCATCAACACACAACag AGCCAGCCAGAGCGACGTCCACGTCGCCCCCGACTGCGGCAGGTCCCGTGGTGCGCAGTGTGAGCGGCGTGTTCCGTGGCTCGTGGATGGAGTCGCGGCGCGGGCGACGCTTCCAGGCTTACCGCGGGATACGATACGCCGAGCCGCCTGTGGGAGAGCTCAGGTTCCAG CCGCCGAAGCTAAAGCTGCAGTACTCGGGCGAGGTGGACGCGAGCGCGGAGGGGCCGGCGTGCCCGCTGCCCGTACCGCCCACCTACTACGTGGACGAGGACTGCCTCACCGTCAATGTGTACACGCCACGTACTAACAG CTCGAAGCCCCTGCCGGTGATCTTCTTCATCCACGCGGGAGGGTTCTACTCCATGACAGGACGCAGTGACCTCGCCGGGCCGCACTACCTGCTGGACAGAGATGTAGTCCTTGTCACCATCAACTACAGAATAGGATCCTTAG GTTTCATGAGTACTGGTGACGCATACGCCCCCGGCAACAACGGCATGAAGGACCAGGTCGCAGCTTTGAAGTGGGTTCAGCGAAACATCGCGGCATTCGGTGGTGATCCCAACTCGGTGACGATCACCGGTTGCAGCGCCGGCTCTATTAGTGTCATGCTGCACATGATCTCACCGATGGCTAAAG GTTTATTTCACCGCGCTATATCGATGAGCGCGTCGCCCATCAACAAGGGTCCGATGGTGACGCACCAGCGCCACCTGGCCGTGCTCCAGGCGCAGATCCTCAAGTGCCCCACGAACAACACCTCCGTCATCTACGACTGCCTCATGAAGAAACCCTGGAGGGAGATCGGAGACTCGCTGCCTCAGTTCTGG TCCTTTGGCCCAGGAGACCCAGTGGGTCTGTGGGGGCCCGTGGTTGAGCCGGACTTCGGTCAGGAGCGATACCTCAGCGAGGACCCGCTGGACTCCATCAAGCACGGCAGGATGCACACCGTGCCCTACATCATCAGCCAAACCACTGACGAGTTCTTCTGGAAAGCTTTCC CGGTCCTACAAAACGCTACACTTCTAAAGACGATGAACGAAGAGTGGGAGCGTATCGCGCCGATCTCGTTCCTGCTGCCGGCGGAGAACCGCAGCGCAGCGGTGGCGCGGCTGCGGGAGGTGTACCTGAGGAACAAGCCGCTGGCTAATGACAGAGAGAGCGAGCTGGCGCTGGGGAGGCTGTACGGAGACTCCGTCATAGGGTTCGGAGTGCACAG ACTAGCCAATCTAATGTGCCGCCATTCGAAGCACCCGGTGTGGTACTATGAGTTCGCATACATTGGAAACAATT
- the LOC113499568 gene encoding uncharacterized protein LOC113499568, whose protein sequence is MQPTVPPWAWVTWERRSRARASPPDYRSHVRLLPRAHDDNFPFYGLRKDSRHFIRSHVLYTYQSRLLDSLGKLLNRPWAASSAPVTWRIDHYHDGDAWRGDLKSYRPYEPVSIVLPASGGAVGQGWAAGALLLALLVMLVRAAENCLHKKLFKAIYLHTNVGAGIHQQETMQGQYIYTANGVRRQESDEWSTPNVTATSLQNQVVSLGSLSHLTAATIFAESNLDLPPPYSACAGEGAGGGAGGGAGGAGEESYKHEEPPPPYSACVVSYSRAPPGEPAVRIHHPRPRARHQRASQPRTSIDIDNAQNDFIESGHRSVILVTDSLDTGGDSATRTELVFDNGRIIERVSSDNNTDDESNHERDVDHSGEAGKDYVVYVNEEVSTGAAPRTLLV, encoded by the exons ATGCAGCCGACAGTGCCGCCGTGGGCGTGGGTGACGTGGGAGCGGCGCAGCCGCGCGCGCGCGTCCCCGCCCGACTACCGCAGCCACGTGCGCCTGCTGCCGCGCGCGCACGACGACAACTTCCCCTTCTACGGCCTGCGCAAGGACAGCAGGCACTTCATCAGGTCACACGTCTTGTACACTTACCAGAGCCGACT ACTGGATTCGCTGGGGAAGCTGCTAAACCGACCGTGGGCGGCGAGCAGTGCGCCCGTCACGTGGCGCATCGACCACTACCACGACGGCGACGCCTGGCGGGGTGACCTCAAG AGCTACCGTCCATATGAGCCGGTGTCGATAGTGCTGCCGGCGAGCGGGGGCGCGGTGGGGCAG ggctgggcggcgggcgcgctgctgcTGGCGCTGCTCGTCATGCTAGTGCGCGCGGCTGAGAACTGTCTGCACAAGAAGCTCTTCAAGGCCATCTATTTGCACACCA ACGTGGGCGCCGGCATCCACCAGCAGGAGACCATGCAGGGACAGTACATATACACCGCCAACGGAG TGAGAAGACAAGAGTCTGATGAGTGGTCCACGCCGAATGTAACAGCGACTAGTT TACAAAATCAAGTGGTATCACTGGGGTCGCTGTCTCACCTGACAGCCGCGACTATATTCGCAGAGTCGAACTTGGACCTCCCGCCGCCGTACTCGGCGTGCGCGGGcgagggcgcgggcgggggcgcaggcgggggcgcggggggcgcgggcgaggAGTCCTACAAGCACGAGgagccgccgccgccgtacTCGGCGTGCGTGGTGAGCTActcgcgcgcgccgcccggGGAGCCCGCCGTCAGGATCCACCACCCGCGCCCGCGCGCGCGACACCAGCGCGCCAGCCAGCCGCGGACCAGCATCGATATCGATAACGCGCAAAACGATTTCATCGAGAGTGGACACCGATCTGTCATACTGGTGACAGATTCTCTCGATACAGGAGGCGATTCAGCGACGAGGACCGAACTAGTATTCGATAATGGAAGAATCATTGAACGGGTGTCTTCTGATAACAATACTGATGATGAGAGCAATCATGAGAGAGATGTCGATCACTCGGGCGAGGCCGGCAAGGACTACGTCGTGTACGTCAATGAAGAGGTTTCCACAGGCGCCGCGCCCAGAACGTTGCTTGTGTAA